DNA sequence from the Xylanibacillus composti genome:
ATGCCGGAGCTGTCGTATGGCAGCCACTTCTTCCAGGACCTCGTGGAGACAGGCATTTTCTATGTGGCTCTGTTCGACGGCCGGCCGGATGTTGTATACCACCCGGAACGCATTCTGGAACGGGAGAACGAGCTGGTGTCCCTGCTGCCGGATAGCGAGCCGTACGCGGATGTCATTCATCTTGTTCGCACCCCGGGAATGGAAATCTTCTCGGATATCGTATCCCAGCAGCTGTTGTGCAGGTAGGAGGGTGATCCATGATCTATCATGCTTATGCGCCCCGTCATCCGGCGCTGCAGCCCTATATTCAACAGCTTTGGCATATCTCGCAGGCGAAGGGCGATGCGCTTGAGGTGACTCCCCGCATGCTGCCGGATGGCTGCTATCATATGGTGGTCAATCTGGGAGCTCCGCACCGCTATATCGACCGGAACGGCAGGGCGCATGCGCCGAAGCGCACCCATATGAATGCCAGACACACTGATTATGTCACGGTGCAAAGAAGCGGCGAAGTGGAAATTATGGGTGTTGTGTTTCAGCCGTATGGCCTGTATCCCTTTGTCCGCCTGCCTATGAAGGAGGTCGCCGGAGCAGTGCGGGATATGGAGGACCTGCTTGGCCCGCGTGTCAGGGAGATGGAGGAGCGCTTGTATGCTGCCTCCACGGTCAGGCATAAGCTGCTGGAGCTGGAAGCGTGTCTGCTCTCCTTCCTCAGTCCGGAGCATGAGGTGAAGCGGGAGGTTGTGGCAGCCAGCCAGATGCTGAGACAGCGGCACGGTCTGATGACGGTTCGCGGACTCTTGCATGAGTTCCACCTCAGCGAACGGACATTGGAGCGGTATTTCCAGCATGATCTGGGCATGTCTCCGAAGCAGTTCGCCAACATCCAGCGCATGCAATACGTGCTGCAGGTGCTGAAATCCTCGCCGCAGGACAAGCTTGTCCATGCTGCTATGGACGGGGAGTTTTACGACCAGGCGCACTTTATCCATACGTTCAAGAAGATGGTCGGCATGACGCCCCAAGCTTATTTGCGAACCCAAGACCTGTTGTCGGATTTATACAATCCGGACGCCGGGCAAGCGGGTAAGATAGAGTGGAATGGATTATAGGAAAGGGGCCAGGCACAGATGAAGCGAAAAATCGGACATCTCACAATCTTAGTGCATGATTACGACGAGGCGATTGCGTTCTATACCGAGAAGGCAGGGTTTGCCCTGCTTGCGGACAACGCATTCGGCGAGGGGATGAGATGGGTGGCTGTTGCGCCGTCGGCGGATAGCGATACGGCGATCGTGTTCGTACAGGCAGATACGGAGGAGAAGCGACAACGGGTAGGCAGTCAAGCGGCCGACCACGTATTTCTGGTAGTGGAAACGGACGACTGCTATCGCGATTACGAGCAGATGAAGGCGCGGGGCGTCACTTTCCACGGAGAGCCCAGCGAGGTGCCCTGGGGCGTCGAAGTGGTGTTCGAGGACCTGTACGGGAATCGCCTCGATTTGCTCCAGCCGCGCGAATTTTGAAGTATCGCAGTATTGATGGCTTCCTGCCAACCAAGTATCGGCCTGTGGCCTGCCGCATGCGTATGCTCGGCATAGCTACAGGCCGATGCTTGGTGCAGCGCTTATTCCATGCGAGGACTGCGGCGATCACCAGGCCAACCATTATGAAAGCGACCGCAGCTTGTATAACCCGCATCCCATCGAATACAAACCACATGAGAAGCAGGGCGATGCCCGCAAGGTGAGCTGCAAGGAAAACAACAACTATCGACGGGTTGCCTATAATCATGTGCGGCGGTTGATTCAGTCGTATGGAAGTCTGCCTTTTACGGACATGGCTGACCGTTACAGGGCGTGTGGAGCGGTTTGGCTATTGTGACGGACACGAATGA
Encoded proteins:
- a CDS encoding AraC family transcriptional regulator: MIYHAYAPRHPALQPYIQQLWHISQAKGDALEVTPRMLPDGCYHMVVNLGAPHRYIDRNGRAHAPKRTHMNARHTDYVTVQRSGEVEIMGVVFQPYGLYPFVRLPMKEVAGAVRDMEDLLGPRVREMEERLYAASTVRHKLLELEACLLSFLSPEHEVKREVVAASQMLRQRHGLMTVRGLLHEFHLSERTLERYFQHDLGMSPKQFANIQRMQYVLQVLKSSPQDKLVHAAMDGEFYDQAHFIHTFKKMVGMTPQAYLRTQDLLSDLYNPDAGQAGKIEWNGL
- a CDS encoding VOC family protein — its product is MKRKIGHLTILVHDYDEAIAFYTEKAGFALLADNAFGEGMRWVAVAPSADSDTAIVFVQADTEEKRQRVGSQAADHVFLVVETDDCYRDYEQMKARGVTFHGEPSEVPWGVEVVFEDLYGNRLDLLQPREF